From a single Chloroflexota bacterium genomic region:
- a CDS encoding DUF4276 family protein, with amino-acid sequence RYRNPDSIQGGTWEALERELQRAGYHRGGLDKIGAARSISAHMRPERNKSRSFRVFCDGLRAMVGG; translated from the coding sequence CTCGCTATCGCAACCCTGACAGCATCCAGGGCGGCACCTGGGAAGCCTTGGAGCGAGAATTGCAGCGAGCTGGCTACCACCGCGGCGGTCTGGACAAGATTGGCGCTGCCCGGAGTATATCTGCACATATGCGTCCGGAACGTAACAAATCCAGGAGTTTTCGAGTATTCTGCGACGGTCTTCGCGCCATGGTGGGCGGATAG